A genomic region of Populus nigra chromosome 11, ddPopNigr1.1, whole genome shotgun sequence contains the following coding sequences:
- the LOC133667921 gene encoding endoglucanase 9, with product MRRGASFCLLFLLSLVLLGFVQAKPNYKEALAKSILFFQGQRSGRLPRSQQLAWRSDSGLSDGLFAHVDLTGGYYDAGDNVKFNFPMAFTTTMLSWSTLEYGKRMGPELPNARAAIRWATDYLLKCATATPGKLYVGVGDPNVDHKCWERPEDMDTVRTVFSVSARSPGSDVAGETAAALAAASMVFRKVDRKYSALLLRTARKVFQFAMQYQGAYSDSLGSAVCPFYCSYSGYKDELLWGAAWLFRATNEMSYYNILKSLGADDQPDLFSWDNKYAGAHVLLSRRALLNNDKNFEQFEGEAENFMCRILPNSPYKTTQYTQGGLMYKLPESNLQYVTSITFLLTTYAKYMKATRHTFNCGNLLVTPNSLLYVAKRQVDYILGENPIRMSYMVGFGPNFPKRIHHRGSSLPSLASHPQAIGCDSGFEPFFHSANPNPNILIGAIVGGPNQNDGYPDERSDYSHSEPATYINAAMVGPLAYFAGTLN from the exons ATGAGAAGGGGAGCTTCTTTCTGCCTCTTGTTCTTGCTGTCACTTGTTCTCTTGGGTTTTGTCCAAGCCAAACCCAATTACAAGGAAGCCCTAGCAAAGtccatattgttttttcaaggtCAGAGGTCAGGGAGGCTCCCCAGATCCCAACAGCTCGCTTGGAGGTCCGATTCCGGGCTCTCTGATGGCTTATTCGCCCAC GTGGATTTAACTGGAGGGTACTATGATGCTGGAGACAATGTCAAGTTTAATTTCCCAATGGCCTTCACCACGACAATGCTCTCATGGAGCACGCTCGAGTATGGCAAGAGAATGGGACCTGAATTACCAAATGCAAGGGCCGCAATCCGCTGGGCCACGGACTATCTTCTAAAATGTGCCACAGCCACCCCTGGTAAGCTCTATGTGGGTGTTGGTGATCCGAATGTCGATCACAAGTGCTGGGAGAGGCCAGAGGATATGGACACAGTCCGAACTGTGTTTTCGGTCTCGGCAAGAAGCCCTGGCTCAGATGTTGCCGGTGAGACGGCCGCGGCATTAGCTGCTGCCTCAATGGTTTTTCGTAAGGTCGATCGTAAATACTCGGCTTTGCTACTGAGAACGGCCAGGAAGGTTTTTCAATTTGCCATGCAATACCAAGGCGCCTATAGTGATTCTCTTGGATCAGCAGTGTGCCCATTTTACTGCTCGTATTCTGGTTATAAG gaTGAACTACTGTGGGGAGCTGCATGGCTGTTCAGGGCAACAAACGAAATGTCCTACTATAACATCTTGAAGTCCTTGGGAGCTGACGACCAACCTGACCTATTCAGCTGGGACAACAAGTATGCTGGTGCTCATGTTCTTTTATCAAGG CGAGCATTGCTCAACAACGACAAAAACTTCGAGCAATTTGAAGGAGAAGCAGAAAATTTCATGTGCCGGATCTTACCCAACTCGCCTTATAAAACTACACAGTATACACAGG GCGGCCTAATGTACAAGCTACCTGAAAGCAACCTTCAATATGTGACATCCATAACATTCCTGCTCACCACTTATGCTAAATACATGAAAGCAACCAGGCACACCTTCAACTGTGGCAATCTCTTGGTCACTCCAAATTCCCTGTTATATGTGGCTAAAAGACAG GTGGATTACATACTAGGGGAGAACCCAATTCGAATGTCCTACATGGTAGGATTCGGCCCAAATTTTCCTAAGAGAATTCACCATAGAGGTTCTTCTTTGCCATCATTGGCAAGCCACCCACAAGCTATAGGTTGTGATAGTGGCTTCGAGCCGTTCTTCCATTCAGCAAATCCTAATCCTAACATCTTAATCGGAGCTATTGTCGGCGGTCCAAACCAGAATGATGGCTACCCAGATGAACGCAGCGATTATAGTCATTCGGAGCCTGCTACATACATCAACGCTGCTATGGTGGGACCCTTGGCATACTTTGCTGGTACCTTAAATTAG
- the LOC133668221 gene encoding disease resistance-like protein DSC1, translating to MASSSTVAHKWKYDVFLSFRGKDTRNNFTSHLYDALGRKKIKTFIDDGLERGEEITTTLLKTITESRISVVIFSKNYASSPWCVDELVTILECKETYGQIVLPVFYHVDPSEVDEQTGSYENAFAELEKKFKGKMDKVPRWRADLTYAASISGWDSQVTRPESRLVEQIVHHILKKLNHASSSDLKGLVGMDSRMKQIEALLCTQLPEVCFVGIWGMGGTGKTTIAGEIFNKIARDYEGHYFLANVRESERNGGLSRMRDELFSKITEEENLHIRTPRIGHPFIKDRICRKKVLIVFDDVNDVDQIEMLLGGCESFGPGSRIILTSRDKQVLKKYADKIFEVEGLNHREALHLFSLHAFKDNQLPYNYMKLSVRAINYAKGNPLALKVLGSFLFGRTTKEWESALNKVEKLTRQKVHSVLRISYEALDSEEKSIFLDIACFFRGHQVDFVKRILEGCGFKTDIGFSVLIDRCLIKISDDKVEMHDLLQEMAHDVVRKESLDVLGGQSRLWSPKDVYQVLTNNLGTGKVEGIFLDVSKIREIELSSTALERMYKLRLLKIYNSEAGVKCRVHLPHGLESLSEELRYLHWDGYPLTSLPRKFCPENLVELNLSSSKVKQLWRGDRNLINLKDVNLSNCEHITSLPDLSKARNLERVNLQFCTSLVKVPLSIQHLDKLNDLDLRGCTSLINLPSRINSRCLKSLNLSGCSNLKNCPETARKLTYLNLNNTAVEELPQSIGELSGLVALNLKNCKLLVNIPENIYLLKSLLIVDISGCSSISRLPEFSRNIRYLYLNGTAIEELPSSIGDLRELIYLDLSGCSSITEFPKVSRKIRELYLDGTSIREIPSSIECLFELHELHLRNCKQFEILPGSICKLKNLRRLNLSGCLQFRSFPEVLEPMVCLRYLYLEQTSITKLPSPIGNLMELACLEVGNCKYLEDIESLRRMNSDCLRKLSLDGCNLSEVPDSLGCLSSLELLDLSGNNLRSIPRSINKLLELQYLGIRNCKRLESLPELPPRLSKLDADNCESLNYLESSSSTVVVGNIFEFIFTNCLRLRGINQILEYSLLKFQLYTKRLYHQLPDVPEGACSFCLPRGVSPEWRIHQSWGSTVTCQLSSHWANSKFLGFSLCAVIAFHSFSHSLQVKCTYHFSNEHGDTHDLYCYLHGWYDEKRIDSDHVLVGFDPCLVAKEDYMFSEYSEVSVEFQPEDINGNLLPLEFCQVHECGLHLLYKDGIHDLIMPDYFRFYSLDRDGLEAMFQTKRERFQSTSWKDYYAMRLTHEFLGSLLEFRRYSGELHRQEEPVVSKRVPSFRYHGDVTPEWFSHQSWGSTVTCQLSSHWANSEFLGFFLCAVIAFHSFSHSLQVKCTYHFSNEHGDTHDLYCYLHGWNDERRVCSEHIFVGFDPGLVVKEKDMFSKYSEVLIEFQPEDINGIFLALDVCQVRECGVLLLDAKDKHGVETRLQTH from the exons ATGGCATCTTCATCTACTGTTGCTCATAAATGGAAGTATGATGTGTTCCTTAGTTTTAGAGGCAAGGATACGCGCAATAATTTTACCAGCCATCTCTATGATGCTTTGGGTCGTAAGAAAATCAAGACCTTCATTGATGATGGGCTtgaaagaggagaagaaattaCCACTACCCTTCTGAAAACGATTACAGAATCTAGAATTTCTGTAGTAATTTTCTCCAAGAACTATGCATCTTCCCCGTGGTGTGTGGATGAACTGGTGACAATACTTGAATGCAAAGAGACTTATGGGCAGATTGTTTTACCGGTCTTCTATCATGTGGACCCATCTGAAGTTGATGAACAGACTGGGAGTTATGAAAATGCATTTGCcgagcttgaaaaaaaatttaaggggaAGATGGACAAGGTGCCAAGGTGGAGGGCTGACTTGACATACGCAGCCAGTATATCTGGATGGGATTCACAGGTTACTAG GCCTGAGTCGAGACTCGTGGAACAAATAGTGCATcatattttgaagaaattaaatcatGCATCCTCAAGTGATTTGAAGGGCCTGGTTGGAATGGATTCACGTATGAAGCAAATCGAAGCCTTATTATGCACACAGTTACCGGAGGTTTGTTTTGTAGGAATTTGGGGCATGGGTGGTACTGGTAAGACAACCATTGCTGGAGAGATTTTCAACAAGATCGCAAGGGATTATGAAGGTCACTATTTTCTTGCAAATGTGAGGGAATCAGAAAGGAATGGAGGATTATCTCGTATGCGAGATGAACTTTTCTCTAAAATAACAGAGGAAGAAAATCTACATATTCGCACTCCACGTATTGGACACCCTTTCATTAAAGACAGGATCTGCCGTAAAAAGGTTCTGATTGTTTTCGATGATGTGAATGATGTAGATCAAATTGAAATGTTACTTGGAGGATGTGAGTCGTTTGGTCCAGGAAGTAGAATTATCCTAACATCTAGAGATAAACAGGTCCTTAAGAAATATGCAGACAAAATATTTGAGGTTGAGGGACTGAATCACCGGGAAGCTCTTCATCTCTTTAGTTTGCATGCATTTAAGGATAACCAGCTCCCATACAATTATATGAAGCTGTCTGTGAGGGCAATAAATTACGCTAAAGGGAATCCATTAGCTCTTAAAGTCTTAGGTTCCTTTCTATTTGGCAGAACGACTAAAGAATGGGAAAGTGCATTGAACAAGGTTGAAAAACTAACTCGGCAAAAAGTTCATAGTGTGTTGAGAATAAGTTATGAAGCACTTGATAGTGAAGAGAAGAGTATATTTCTGGACATTGCATGTTTCTTTAGAGGGCATCAAGTTGATTTTGTAAAGCGGATACTAGAAGGCTGCGGTTTCAAAACAGATATTGGATTTAGTGTTCTCATTGACAGGTGTCTCATTAAAATTTCAGATGACAAGGTTGAAATGCATGATCTTTTGCAAGAAATGGCCCATGATGTTGTTCGAAAAGAATCTCTTGACGTGCTAGGAGGACAAAGCAGATTGTGGAGTCCTAAAGATGTATATCAAGTGTTGACCAATAATCTG GGAACTGGAAAAGTTGAAGGGATATTCTTGGATGTTtcaaaaataagagaaatcGAGTTGAGTTCTACAGCCTTGGAAAGGATGTATAAACTTAGActtctaaaaatttataattctgaAGCTGGAGTTAAATGCAGAGTGCACCTTCCTCATGGCCTCGAGTCTCTTTCCGAAGAGTTGAGGTATCTCCATTGGGATGGATACCCTTTGACATCTTTGCCTCGCAAGTTTTGTCCAGAGAACCTTGTTGAGCTTAACCTATCATCTAGCAAGGTTAAGCAATTGTGGAGAGGAGaccgg AATCTCATCAATTTAAAAGATGTCAACCTCAGCAATTGTGAGCACATAACTTCCCTGCCAGACCTTTCAAAGGCCAGAAACCTTGAGAGAGTGAATCTTCAATTCTGTACAAGTTTGGTTAAGGTTCCTTTATCTATACAGCATCTGGACAAGCTTAATGATTTAGATTTGAGAGGCTGCACAAGCCTAATCAATCTGCCCAGTAGAATTAATTCAAGATGTCTTAAGAGTCTTAACCTTTCTGGTTGTTCAAATCTCAAGAATTGCCCAGAGACTGCAAGGAAACtgacatatttaaatttaaataacacTGCTGTTGAAGAGCTTCCCCAATCAATTGGGGAACTCAGCGGACTTGTCGCGTTGAATTTGAAGAACTGCAAACTCCTGGTGAATATTCCAGAAAACATATATTTGTTGAAATCTCTTCTAATCGTCGACATCTCTGGCTGCTCATCTATCAGCAGGCTTCCTGAGTTTTCGAGGAATATTAGATACTTGTACTTGAATGGAACTGCAATAGAAGAACTGCCATCTTCAATTGGTGATCTAAGGGAACTCATTTATTTAGATCTTTCCGGTTGCTCAAGTATCACGGAGTTTCCAAAGGTTTCAAGAAAGATAAGGGAGCTGTATTTAGATGGGACATCAATAAGAGAGATTCCCTCTTCAATTGAATGTTTGTTTGAACTTCATGAATTGCACCTGCGAAACTGCAAACAATTTGAGATTCTTCCAGGCAGCATCTGTAAGTTGAAAAACCTGCGAAGGCTTAATCTCTCAGGTTGCCTCCAATTTAGGAGTTTTCCAGAGGTTTTGGAGCCGATGGTATGTTTGAGATATCTCTATTTAGAACAGACAAGCATAACAAAGTTGCCTTCACCGATTGGAAATCTGATGGAACTTGCCTGCTTGGAAGTGGGAAACTGCAAATATCTAGAAGACATCGAAAGTTTGAGACGCATGAATTCAGATTGTTTGCGTAAGCTAAGTCTAGATGGTTGCAATCTATCGGAAGTGCCAGACAGTCTTGGTTGTTTATCGTCACTGGAACTGTTAGATCTAAGTGGAAACAATTTGAGGAGTATTCCTAGAAGCATCAATAAACTCTTGGAGTTGCAATATCTAGGAATAAGGAATTGCAAGAGACTTGAATCATTACCGGAGCTTCCACCACGGCTATCAAAGTTGGATGCAGACAATTGCGAGAGTTTGAATTATCTAGAATCAAGCTCATCAACTGTAGTTGTGGGGAAcatttttgaattcattttcACTAATTGCTTGAGGTTGCGTGGGATCAATCAAATCTTGGAGTACTCATTGTTGAAATTTCAACTTTATACCAAAAGGTTATACCATCAG CTGCCCGATGTTCCAGAAGGGGCATGTAGTTTCTGCCTCCCTAGAGGTGTCTCTCCGGAGTGGCGTATCCATCAAAGTTGGGGATCTACAGTAACATGCCAGCTGTCTTCACATTGGGCTAATAGCAAGTTCTTGGGTTTCTCTCTTTGCGCTGTCATTGCATTTCATTCTTTCAGCCATAGTTTGCAAGTTAAATGCACATATCACTTCAGCAATGAGCATGGTGATACCCATGATCTCTATTGCTATCTCCATGGTTGGTATGATGAGAAGCGCATTGACTCAGATCACGTACTCGTGGGATTTGATCCCTGCCTGGTTGCCAAAGAAGATTATATGTTTAGTGAATACAGTGAAGTTTCAGTTGAATTCCAACCGGAAGATATCAACGGCAATCTCTTACCATTAGAATTTTgtcaagtgcacgagtgtgggCTCCATCTACTGTATAAAGATGGGATACATGATTTGATCATGCCAGACTACTTTCGTTTTTATTCTCTAGATCGAGATGGATTGGAAGCAATGTTCCAAACCAAGAGAGAAAGGTTCCAAAGCACGAGTTGGAAGGATTATTATGCCATGCGTTTGACCCATGAATTTTTGGGTTCCTTATTGGAATTTCGACGTTATTCCGGAGAGTTACACCGTCAG GAGGAGCCCGTTGTTTCAAAAAGGGTACCTAGTTTCCGCTACCATGGAGATGTAACTCCGGAGTGGTTTAGCCATCAAAGTTGGGGATCTACAGTAACATGCCAGCTGTCTTCACATTGGGCTAATAGCGAGTTCTTGGGTTTCTTTCTTTGCGCTGTCATTGCATTTCATTCTTTCAGCCATAGTTTGCAAGTTAAATGCACATATCACTTCAGCAATGAGCATGGTGATACCCATGATCTCTATTGCTATCTCCATGGTTGGAATGATGAGAGGCGCGTCTGCTCAGAGCACATATTTGTGGGATTTGATCCCGGTCTGGTTGTCAAAGAAAAGGATATGTTTAGTAAATACAGTGAAGTCTTAATTGAATTCCAACCGGAAGATATAAACGGCATTTTCTTAGCATTAGATGTTTGTCAAGTACGCGAGTGTGGGGTTCTTTTACTGGATGCCAAAGATAAACATGGAGTGGAAACAAGGTTGCAAACCCATTGA